The nucleotide sequence ATGATGCTCAACCAGTCGCAGGATCGTTTCGAGCAACAACGACTCCTGATACGGCTTGCCCAGATACTCGTTCACGCCGATGGCCATTGCACGATCCCTATGTTTGTCGCCCGTCCGCGAGGTGATCATGATGATCGGCAGGTCTTTCAGCCGTTCGTCGTGACGCACCAGTGTCGCAACTTCGAAACCGTCCATGCGCGGCATCTCGATATCCAGCAACATGATGTCGGGTTTGCGCTCCTGCAGCTGGGTGATGGCATCGACACCGTCCTTGGCGGTCAGCACGTTCATGCCATTACGCTCGAGCAGGCGGCTGGTGACCTTGCGCACGGTAACCGAGTCGTCCACCACCATAACCAGGGTCGGTCTGTCGATTTCCGCCTCGCCAGGCTGGTCTTCGCCGACCAGGCGCAGCGGCTGATGCTGTGTCAGCAAGTGGGCATGCAGCACACGGATAGTCGCCAGCAGGTCGAGAATCACCACCACACGGCCGTCGCCTAGAATCGTCGCGCCGGAAATTCCAGGCACCGTGGCGAACTGCGGCCCGAGGCTCTTGACCACGATTTCCCGTGAGCCAGCCAGGCTGTCGACCTGCACTGCCACACTGTGCTCGTTGGAACGCACCAGAATTACCGGCAACGGCAGGCTCTGCCCCACCAGTTTGGGCCGCTGGCCGTTGTTCAGCAGTTCGCCCAGATAACGCAGCTCGTAGGGCTGCCCGGCATACTCGAAACGCGAGGCGCCAGGCTGGTAATAGGCCTCGAGCTCGTAAGGCGAGACACGCACGATACCCTCGATGGTGTTCAGAGGGATCGCATAGAGGTCTTCGCCGGAATACACCATCAACGCACGGTTGACCGATACCGTGAAGGGCAGGCGAATCAGGAAGCGCGTTCCCTTACCCGGCTTCGACTCGATACTCATGGAGCCGCCGAGCTGTTTGACTTCCGAATGCACGACGTCCATGCCAACGCCGCGTCCGGAAATCTGAGTGACCTGCTCGGCAGTGGAAAAGCCCGCCTCAAGAATGAACTGCAGGATCTCGTGGTCGGTAAGGTCGGAGCCGGCCGTCATCAGGCCGCGCTCCAGCGCCTTGCGGCGCACCGCCTCCAGGTTGACCCCGGCGCCGTCGTCGCTCAGCGTTAGGACGATATCGCCACCCTCGCGCGTCAGGTCCAGACGGATATTGCCCTGTTCTGGTTTGCCCGCAGCAAGACGCCTGGCGCCGCTTTCGATACCGTGATCCACGGCGTTTCGCAGCATGTGTTCCAGCGGCGCGACGATGCGTTCCAGAACGCTACGGTCCATCTCACCGGTAGCATTGCCGACATGGAACTCGACCTGCTTGCCCAGTTCGCCGGCAATCTGCCGCACGATACGACGCAAGCGCGGAACCAGCCGGTCGAAAGGCACCATGCGGGTGCGCATCAGCCCTTCCTGAAGCTCCGTATTGACTCGTGCCTGCTGCAGCAACAGGGTTTCCGCATCGCGATTTCGCGCCGCCAGCGTCTCTTTAAGGTCGAGCAAGTCGGATGCTGACTCGAACAGCGCACGGGAAAGCTGCTGTAACTGCGAATGACGGTCCATTTCCAGCGGATCGAAATCGTCATAGCCCGCGCGTTCAGCTTCGGCCTGATAGCTACTCAGAATCTGTGCCTGGGTCTCGGTATCCAGTCGTCGCAGCTGATCACGGACCCGCTCAATGGTGGCTTCCATCTCACTCAGGGTGAAGCCGACGTCGCTGACCTGCTGCTCGACGCGTCCCCGGAAGATCGATGTTTCGCCCGCAAGGTTAACCAGCCCCTCAAGCAAATCGGCCGGCACTTTGACCAGTTCCTGCGGTGCACGACGCGACGCGGCGTCCTGCGCGGCTTGCTCGGCCCGACGGACGAACGGCAGTACTTTGGCCGGCGTACTGACCACTGGCGCCTGGGTGCTGGCGGCAACAATAGGCGTGTCGAGGGCAATCACTGTGGAGTCGGGCGGCACTTGGTCAAAGGACGGCGTCTCGTCGATCCCATCATCCAGATCGACGTCCGCCGCAGACTCGATGGCCAACAGCTGACGCATCGACTCGACCTCACCAAGCAAGGCGTCATAACCGCGCTGCACATCCAGGAAAAGGCTCTCCGACCAGGTACCACCTTGCGCTTGAGCATCGCCGAGGCGCTGCTCCAGATCATGCGCCATATCGCCCAGCCGGACCTGGCTGGCCAGGCGTGCACCACCTTTAAGCGTGTGCAGGATCCGCATCATGTCAGTCAGCGGCGTCACGCTGTCACGGGTCGCATCCCAACGGGCCAGCGCCGCTTCCATCTCCTCGAGAAGGTCATCGGCCTCTTCGACGAAGATGTCCAGGATTTCCGCATCGGCTGCGCCCTGGCCAGCATCATCAGCTGCCCTCAGTGCAACGCTACTGGGAACGCTCAGCTTTTCCTCAGGGTTGGCCCGGAAGTGTCGAATTGTTTCGATCAGATCCAGCCCACCGGGCAAATCGCGGTAGCCGCGCACCGCATCAAGCATCGCTCCAAGGCGGTCGTGGCAACTCTGAAGCAGGGCGAACAGGCTGTCGCTTGCCCGGTAATGGCCGGCACAGAGGTCTTCGTAGAGAAACTCGAGTTCATGAGCAAGATCGCCGATTTCGCGGATATCGGCCATCCTTGCACCACCTTTGAGGGTGTGCAGGTCCCGCTGCAATGCCTCGACCTCGAAGCTGTTGTCGACATCAGCCATCCAGCGCTGCAACGACAGGCCAGCACGCTCGACGATATCAAAACCTTCCTCAAGGAATATCTGTACCAGCTCCGGATCGCGCTCCTCCCAGCCTGCCGCATCAACTTCGGCGACCTCCGCCACAGGCTGATCCACGACAGGCTCCGGCAGCGGCTCTTCAGGCTCGATCTCGTCATCCAACATCCACGACTCAATATCGAACCCCTGACCTGTCCATTCACCAGTACCGCTCTCTGCGGGTGCGGCCTCCGGCTCAACTTCGCTTACGAGCCAAGCCTCATCGATCAGGCTTGGGCTGTCCGGCTCAACAGTCTCATCCGCGAGCGGCTCGACAGCAGTCGGCACCGCAACCTCTGCATCATCTGCCGCCGAATCGATCTCGAAGTCCGGCGCAGCGCCCCGACGATAGCCCTGAATACGCTCGATCAGCGCCAGGCCCATGTCCATCGGCTGATACGCCTGCAACTGTTCCAGCTGTACCGCGAGCAGGTCGTGGCTGCTCAGAAGCAGTGCAGCAAGCTCCGGGGAGTAGGCATAACGCCCGTCGGTCAGACCTTCATAGAGCGCTTCCAGCTCATGAGCCAGATCACCGATGGGCCGGATGGCTGCCATTCGTGCGCCGCCCTTGAGGGTATGCAGATCACGTAACAGTGCGGACAGGGCCAGCTGATTGCTGGGATCGCTCAGCCAACGCTCCAGTGCGCCACCGGCACTTTCCAGCAGATCGACAGCTTCGTCGAGGAAGATCTCTGCCATCTCGCGATCCTGCTCGTCGTTCGGCTCGAGATATTCAACACAACGAGGCTCGGCTTCGGCTTCGGCTTCGGCTTCGGCTTCGGCTTCGGCTTCGGCTTCGGCTTCGGCTTTATTTTCGGCGCTGCCCTCGGGCGTCGGAAATACCAATCGTTCGTCGGTTACCGGCGAGGTATTCGCCTCTGCCAGCAAGGCTTCCAGGCGTGCGACCAGCGCAGCTTGCGCACTGACCTGCAGGCCTGCGGCGACCTCATCCATCATGCCAACCAGGGCTTCGTGACCCTGTTCAACCGAATCGAAGAAACGCTCGCTGACAGCAAGCTGACCATTCTGTACAACCGCATAAAGGTTGAGCAGCACCTGGCAGAGCGCATCGATCTGCGGCAGGTCTGCCATCTGCGCACCAAGCCCAAGGGTGGTCAGCTCTTCCAGCAACGCAGTCAGCTCCTGGCGCTCGTCCGGATGCTCGCGCCAGCTATGAAGAAGGTCATCGGCATCGAGCAGAATGTTCATGCCCTCGGAGAGGAACATCGCAATCATTCCCGGATCTCGCGCCTCACCCTGATCCGATTCACTGCGCGCTCCGGCCGCCTCCAGGCGCGCCTGATGCAAGGCATGCACCTGCGCAATGAACGTTTCGGCCCCCTCGATAGGCGCCAGCGGATCATGATCCAGATTTTCCAGACCGCGCCGCAGGAGTTGCTCGGCAGTATGCAGAAGTTCCGCATCAGCCAGATCCATTTCGATCAGGTTGGCCTTGAACTCCTTGGCCATTTTTTCCAACGGCGTGGCGATCTCAGCCATGGGCAGGATGCCTGCCATATGGGCACTGCCCTTGAGCGTGTGCAGAGCGCGCTGCAAGGAATCGGGGATCGGTTGCGGCAGGCGCTGGGCGCAATCGGCGAGGAAGTCCACCAGAGCCGTGAGGTGGGCTTCCGCCTCGTTACGGAAAATCTCCAGCAACTGCGGGTCCAGTGCCTCTTCTTGCGCAGCCTGCTGCGCAGGCGCCAGCATAGTTTCGGCAGCCGATGACGGCTCGCAGCTGCCCCCAATCGCCTGCCCCTTGGCAAGCGCATGGGCATCCGCGGCAAGCCGATCGACGTCATCGCGCTGGCGCTGGGCCTTGGCCGCAAACTCTTCGACAAGCTCAGGCATCAGCCGGACCACATCGTCGACAAGCGTTCTGACCGTTTCACTTGCCTCGATGCTGCGGTCCAGGATTCGGTTGAATAGATTCTCGACGGACCACGCAAGCTCGCCAATAACCAGCGCCCGAACCATGCGACCACTGCCCTTGAGGGTGTGGAAGGCCCGACGCACTTCGGTCAGCGCTTCCTTGTCCTCATGATCGGCATGCCAGCGAGGCAGGTATTCATCTATCGTCTCAAGGACCTCGGCGGCTTCTTCGATGAAGACTTCAAGCAGCTCATCATCGACCGGTTCCTCGTCCGCCGGTGGCGGCAGCAGACTCGGCGGAACGTCCTGCGCTGGAGGGTTGATGGCCGCGACCGGGGCAGCCATAACGTCATCGAGACTCAGCGCCGGCTCGCTCTCTGCCGGTAGAACCACAGGCTCGGGCAGCACCACTTCAGGCATGCCCAGCCCGGTCATTTCAGCTTCGCTCCAAGCCAACGACCCGTCGATTTCTTGCGTGTCCCACTCGACCGCTGCAGGCTCAACGGCAACGGGCTCGACTGGCGTGGCGTCGGCATAGAGCGCCTGCAATTCGGCTTCATTTGCCTCAGGCCAGGCTGCAAACTGTTCGTCATCATTTGCGGCTACGGCCTGCAGATCCGAGTCATCAAACGGCGTCTGCTCGCTCTCGATGCGGTCGCCGTCCATAATCTCAGTCGCGGCCTCAACCAGCTCCGCTGTCCCGCTGAATGATGCTTCGACAAGCGGTTCCGCTGGCAGGACCTCTATCTCGTCAACAGGGTTGGCTTCTTGGGGAGCTGACCCTTGCTCGACAACCAAGACAGGCTCGCTCAACGAGTAGCCCAACGCTTCCAGGCTCTCCTGCGCCACATCGAGAATCAGATCGCCCTGGGAGCTGCTGTCTTCGCTGAGGCGCTCCAGGTAGTACTCGACGCTGGTGATTGCATCGGCAAGCATATCCAGGCTTTGCCAATCGGGAATCGCCTGGCGCGCCAGCAGCTTTTCCTGAATATAGCGATTGGAAGCATCTAGTAGTGCCGCCGCACGCGCCAGAGGGATCATTGCCAGCCCACCACGGGCCTGGGTCAACAGATCAGGCACTCGCGCCAGATGCTGGTGATTCCACTGCGAGGCAATGAACTCAATGATGGCATCCTTGGCCTGCTCGAGGCCGGTGCGGGCTTCACGGATGACCAACTGGTGGATCTGCGCCACATCCGTGGTGGGCAGATGGCTGGCTTCGCTCTGCTCTTCCGAAGCCCCACCCACCATACCGGCCAGTGTCGCCTCCACGTAGAGCAGTGCACCGGCCACATCCATCAAGGCGGCATCGTCAGCCTTGCGCTGGCCCCGCGCCAGCGTTTCAACCATTTCAATCTGATCGAGAATGATCCGCCGTGGTTGGCCGAATCCCAGTACCGCCAGGGTGTCGGCGATCTGCTTGAGTGGCGCTTGCAGCGCGCCGAGCTCGGCCAAGCCCATGCGATCACTGCGCACGAACAGATCAAGACTGTCCTTTACCCGGACCAGCTCTTCACACAACGCCGCGACTACCGAGCGCATGGTGCCACGATCAGGTCCGGCCAGCTGGGCCCGTTCTTCATCAACGACATTGCTGTCTGGTAGCGCCTCGTCAAGGCTGTACTCCGCCTTGAGCGCCTGAATACGCGCTGATTGCGCCGGGGCCTTGGCAATGTAGAACAGCAGATTCTTGACCAGCTCATCCGGGGCTGCCTGGTTGATGCCATCAGCGCCTTGTTCGACTAGCCGCTTGAGTTCACGATCCACCTGACGCAGCAGGGTGCGGACCGAGGTGCCATTGGCTATGCCGCCGCTGGCCAGGCCTTCGACCACGCCCGATGCGATCTGCCACAGGGTACCCAGCGGCGCATCCTTGCAGAGCATTTCCAGACGAGCAAAAACTCGCGCCATGTAACCCAGATTTGTAGGCAGGTCCTGGTTGCGTATGACGCCTACCAAAGCCACCTGCAGCATCTGCCGCATCTTGCGCAACAATGCCGGCAGGTCTGCAGTTTGCCGCTGAGCCAGGAATTCTCCTGCAAGAGCCGGACGGCGCGCAGACATGTTCGGCGCGAACAGGCTGGTTTCCGACAGCAGCTTCTCGCCTCGGGCGGCGCGCAGGTCGTTGAGCAGCGGTAGCACCACCATGGGCAGATCACGGCGCGCGCTCTGGATACGGTCCAGGTAAGTCGGCATCTGCAGGATCGCCTGCATCAGCACTTCCAGCGCCTCGGCCTGACTGGCGACACGCTCATCCAGCAAGGCGCGGGCGAGCTGCTCCATTTCTTCGGCGAGTAGCGCAGCGCCATAGAACTCGACCATCTGCAGGGTGCCTTGGACCTGATGCACATAGGTCAGACAGAAGCGCATCCGCGTCGAGTCCTGCGGGTTTTCGACGAACGCCTCCAACGCCTGTCGCGCCTGCTTCAGCGTTTCGGCAATTTCGCCCTTCACCCATTCCAGGGCGACATAATCGTGCCGATCACCCATAGCGACTCCGCTCATAAACTTTTCCGGGTAAAGGCCAGAACTTGACTATCGGCTACCGGCACCAACTCTGGGTGCTGCCAGCCAGCCACCTCGCCCACACCGATCACCAGCAACCCTCCGGGCGCTAGGCGCTCGGCCAAGCGATTGAGGATTTCGCGGCGACGCCAGCGGCGAAAGTAGATCAACAGGTTCTGACAAAAAATGACGTCCAAATCGGACATTGGCGCACCGGCCAGTTCCAGTACGTTGAGCCTGGCGAAGCACACGCGCGACGCCAGGCTGGGCATCACTTGAAACCTCTCACCTGGCAGAGCCTGAAAGTAGCGTTCACGCAACTCCGGCTCTACCTGCTCCATTCGCCGGGTTCCATAGATGCCAATGCGCGACCGTTCCAGAGCGCTGAGGCTGATATCCGTCCCGGTCACACCGTAACAAGCTTGCCCACCGGCGGCGGTCAACGCCTCGTTGGCGCAGATGGCCAGCGAATAGGTTTCCTCGCCACTGGAACAGCCAACACTCCAGAGCGCCCATGGTCGGGATGCATCACGGCTTGCCTGGCGCTGCCGGACATAATTGCCAAGCAGCGCGAACGAGGGCGGATGACGGAAGAAGCGGGTTTCCTGAACGGTCAGCCTATCCATCAGGGTCGACCACTCCACTGCGCCACGAGCACCGGCAGTGACCTTGCTGTAGTAGCTGGCGTAATCGGCAACACCGACTTCGCGCATGCGAGTGCTCAGATTCGCTTGTAGAAATGGTCGACGCTGCTCGGTAATCACCATGCCGGAGCGCTCTTCGAGCAAGGCCTGCCAGTCGCGAAATTCCGCTGACGACATATCGGCCAAGGGTCTCAGTGACCAGTCAGTGCTTGGCTGCATGCCCTGCCCCTCACTCATGATCGTCTACGGCGGCCGTTAGCGACCGCCGCGCCCCATTCAGGCCTGATCCTGGGTTTCCGGCAAGGTGAAACCGGAAACCGAATGCCGCATCTCGTTGGCCATCTTCGCGAGATTACCAATGCTCTTGGCGGTCGCGGTGGTGCCCGAAGAAGTCTGCGAAGTGATTTCCTGAATCACGTTCATGGTGTTGGAAATATGGCCAGCAGACGAAGCCTGCTGACGAGCCGCGTTGGAGATGTTCTGAATCAGCGCCGCGAGGCTCTTGGATACCTTTTCAATCTCCTCCAGGGCGACACCGGCGTCCTGCGCCAAGCGTGCACCGCGAACCACCTCGGCGGTGGTCTGTTCCATCGAGATAACCGCCTCGTTGGTGTCGGTCTGAATCGTTTTTACCAGCGCCTCGATCTGCTTGGTTGCCGCCGATGAACGCTCAGCAAGGCGCTGAACCTCGTCCGCTACCACGGCGAAGCCTCGCCCTGCGTCACCCGCCATGGAGGCCTGGATCGCGGCGTTCAATGCAAGGATGTTGGTCTGATCGGCAATATCGTTAATCAGGCTTACGATGTCTCCAATCTCTTGGGACGATTCGCCGAGACGCTTGATTCGCTTGGACGTGTCCTGAATCTGCTCGCGGATGTTATCCATGCCGGTGATGGTGTTATGCACCACCTCGTTGCCCTTGTTGGCGATGGCTACGGAACGTTCCGCTACCGCGGAGGACTCGGCGGCGTTCGCCGATACCTGGTCAATGGACACCGCCATCTCGTTAATTGCCGCCGAAGCTCCGGCAATTTCCTGGGCCTGATGCTCGGAAGCTTCGGCCAGGTGCATAGCAGTGGCCTGGGTTTCCTGGGCCGCACCGGATACCTGAACGGCAGTCTGGTTGATCGTTTCTACCAGATCGCGCAGCTGGTCGATGGAGTAGTTAATCGAGTCGGCGATGGCACCGGTAAAGTCTTCGGTTACCGTTGCAGCCACGGTGAGGTCACCGTCAGCAAGGTCACCAATTTCATCCAGCAGACGCAAAATGGCTGCCTGGTTACGCTCGTTCTTTTCTGCCGTCTCGGTCAGGCGGCGACGTGCTTCTTGAACCATGACCAGACCGATCAACAGGATCGAGGCCAGCGCCAGCGCGCCAAGCACGTAACCGGCAAGGGTATTGATGTAGCGGGCATCTGCGCGACCCTGCAGGCCTGCGGTCAATGCCGAGGTCTTATCGAGCAGCGTCTGTGAAACTTCGAAGATGTTGTTGGAGGACTCACGCACCAAGAACAGTTCTGGCGAGGTTTCCAGAATCTCGTCCACGGAACCGGAAACGAACTGGAACAGCTCGGAGATCGCGGCAAGTCGCTCCAGCGCTTCTTCGTCAGTGACACTGGTAATGCCCATGGCCACGTTGCCCTCGAGCATCCCGTTGAGTACTCGACCGAACAGGCTGGCGTCGCGGCCGAACATGTCAGCAGCCTGAACCGAGTCCTGATCACCAGAAAGAACCTTGTTCACCGAGCCGAGAATACGTTCGGCCAGCAGCGACTGACGCTGGGCTACGGAAACCTGAACGGCCGGCGCACCACCCTCGACAAGGATGTCGACCACCTCTTCATATTCCACCTGCAGCTGCGGAATGGTTTCGGCGAGGGTTGCAGCGACCTGGTGCAGAGACAGTACCGTCTGCTCGCTAGCCAGAATGGCATCGGTGTTCTGCCGCAAGATATCCCAGTCTTGCTGCACCGCAGCAATCTCGCTTTGCAGTGACTGAGGTACGGCAGGCAGGCCGATCCTTTCGTCTCCCTGAGCCAGATACCCCCAGCGGCGACTGAAGTCGTTGCGCGCTTCTCTCAACGAGTCGAACGCTTCAGGCGTGCCTGCTGCCGCTTCCACGGCGTTCTTCGCGATGTGCTGGGAGAGAACTCGCAGCTCGCCTGCGTGCCCGATGTATTCACTGTCGTAGTCGGCCTGAGTGCTGACATAGGCGAAGTTGATGAACAACAGCACCATCGACACGATCAGGGTAATAAACAGACCAGCAATTAGCGTATTGCTACGCACGCCGGACAGCAGAGCACTTACATTGATTTTTTTCATTATTTGGCCCCCGCCTGGACCACCCTTACGTTTCCTTGCATAACCAAAGGCCAGCAACGCCGACCCGCCTAAATCAGTACGCCACGTCTAGGAATGCCTGGTGCGAAGCCAACGCATGTGGGCTGAAGACCAGCCAAGGCTGCTCGCGCTGAAAGACACCATGAATAAAAGGTTGAATCGAGGCTTCAACCGGTGGCAGCTGCTCAGAAAACGCATCTACCGGGAAGTGTTGCATGCCGAACACTTCGTCTATCGTCAGCCCGGCAAACACATCCTGATGCTCGACCACCAATACCCGTCGCTGCTTACGCAGCGGCGACAGCTCCAACCCAAAGTAGCCGCATAGATCCATGATCGGCAGCAATCTGCCGCGCACGTTGGCTACACCCTTCACCCAGTTCTTCACCCCTGGCAACTGGGTGTAACGCGGCTCATGCAGTATTTCGCCGACCTCCCCCATAGGCGCGACGAACAACCGCCCCCCCATTCGAAATCCGATTCCTGCCCAGGTCTTCACAGCTTCCTGCTGCGAAGGCAGCCCTGCTGCTAATCCGCGACAACGCGCATCGATTTCCAGAAGTCGCTGGAACGGTGTTGGCCTGTCCGACATGCTGCCACTTCCCTTGTCCGGTTTGCAGGTCTGCCAGATTTAGCCCGCAAGCACGGCGTTGAGGGTCTTCAGCAGTGTCGCTTCGTCCACGGGTTTGGTCAGGTAATCCTTGGCACCCTGGCGCTTTCCCCAAACCTTATCGGTTTCCTGATCCTTGGTGGTCACAATGATCACAGGAATGTGACTGGTTTCAGCATCTTTGGTCAGTTGGCGGGTCGCCTGAAAGCCGTTGAGGCCGGGCATCACGATATCCATGAGGACGACATCGGGCTTTTCCTGACGGGCAAGCGCCACGCCATCGGCACCATTTTCAGCTTTGAGAACGCTATGACCGTGCTTTTCCAGCATGGCGGCCAGCTTGTACATTTCGGTTGGTGAGTCATCAACAATCAGAACGCGAGCCATGGTCTCTCCCCAGATAAGGCTTCAACGGCACACAGGGCCGAACTTCAGGATACTTGTTCTATTGGTTCAAAGTCAGGCACATGGGCCTTGATCGCGCCCAGCAATTCTTCTTTGCTGAAAGGCTTTGTGAGGTACTGATCCGACCCAACGATTCGCCCCTTGGCCTTGTCGAACAAGCCATCCTTGGAAGACAGCATGATTACCGGAGTGGCCTTGAAGGAACTGTTGTTCTTGATCAGCGCGCAGGTCTGATAACCATCAAGCCTGGGCATCATGATGTCGACGAAGATAATGCGCGGATGGGTATCCGCAATCTTGGCGAGCGCATCAAAGCCATCCACCGCCGTAATCACGTCACAACCCACTTTCTTCAGCAGCGTTTCGGCGGTACGGCGAATCGTTTTCGAATCGTCGATCACCATGACTTTCAAGCCCTCAGAGTGCTCTTCCATTTCGCCCTACCATGCCTCGGTGAGTCGTAGTTTATCGTTGTGTCAGTGCGCCGCAGGCCCCGCTAGCGATGGGCCATATCCAATCGCCGGACCTTTTTAGCACACTCCTACAAGCCATGCTATCAGCCGGCAAAGGAGCTGGATTTTCCTTGACCCAGCGCACAACCAGCGCCAATCTGCGTCGACATTTCCAGCTCTGCAGCTTCGTACAACTTTATTACCGGAGAACCTCACATGACTGTTCGCGTCGGGATCATCATGGATCCGATTGCGCAGATCGCGTTCAAGAAAGACAGCTCCCTTGCCATGCTGCTGGCTGCCCAGGCCCGTAACTGGACGCTTTATTACATGGAGCAGCGCGACCTCTATCAGTACGGCGGCCAAGCTCGGGCACGAATGCGCGCCCTGCAGGTATTCAACGACCCGGAGCACTGGTATGAAACCGGTGAGGAAACCGACGCTCCGCTGGGCGAGCTCGACGTGATCCTGATGCGCAAGGACCCGCCTTTCAATGGTGAGTTCGTTTACAGCACCTACCTGCTGGAAATGGCCGAGCGTGACGGCGCACTGGTGGTCAACCGGCCGCAGAGCCTGCGCGATTGCAACGAGAAATTCTTCGCCACGCAGTTTCCACAGTGCACACCGCCGACCCTGGTCAGCCGTCGCGCAGACATTCTCCGGGAGTTCGCCCGCGACCAGCGTGACGTCATCCTCAAACCGCTGGACGAGATGGGCGGCGCTTCGATCTTCCGCCACCGTGAGGGCGACCCCAATCTCTCGGTGATCCTGGAGACGCTGACCGAGCATGGCGCCCGCCAGATCATGGCGCAGCGCTATATCCCCGAGATCAAGGACGGCGACAAGCGCATCCTGATGATCGACGGAGAACCGGTTCCCTATTGCCTGGCGCGCATCCCCGCCGCTGGCGAAACCCGTGGCAATCTTGCCGCAGGGGGGCGCGGCGTGGCCCAGCCGCTGTCGGATCGCGACCGCGAAATCGCCGCCATCGTCGGCCCGGAGCTACGCAAGCGCGGCCTGCTCTTTGTAGGCCTGGATGTAATCGGCGACTACCTCACCGAAATCAATATCACCAGCCCAACCTGCATCCGCGAAATCGACAACGCCTTCGACACCCGAATTGGCGAGCGCCTGATGGATGCCATCGCGCAAAAGCTGCAACGCTGAGGCAGGAGGCCGTCGAGACTGCACGCAGCTTTTATGACCGACGTAACAGCTTTGCGCTTGAAGCTTGCGGCTCCAGGCGCAAAGTCGGCAGACTGCGCGCACTTCGAATCGACTGAAATGCGATGAACGCTGCTACACGCCAACCTGTTCCCGTTAGCTCCGGTGTCCGCCCTGCGGACCGCCTCGGCTTTACCCTGTTTCTCGCTGCCGTGCTGCATGCCGCGCTGATCCTGGGCCTTGGCTTTACACTGGCCGAGCCCAGCTCGATCAGCCAGACGCTGGAAATCACCCTTTCCACCTTCAAAAGCGAAGATAAGCCCAAGGAAGCCGACTTTCTCGCTCAGGACAACCAGCAGGGCAGCGGCACTCTGGAGCACAAGGCCGCGCCGAAAACCAGCGAACAGGCACCTTTTCAGGATACCGAGGTGCGCAAGGTTTCACCTGCTGCCGCACCGCCGCCCAGCAACCAGAGCGAAACACCAAAGACCACCGTAGCTACGCGCGCCCCGCAACCGGAAAAAACCCCGGACACACCGCAGAAGAACAAGCCGGAACCCCAGAGTCCACCAGCCCCGACCTTCGACAGCTCGCAGCTGAGCGCCGAGATTGCCAGCCTCGAAGCACAGCTTTCGCAGGACATTCAGCAATACGCCAAGCGCCCACGCGTCAGCCGCCAGAACAC is from Pseudomonas saudiphocaensis and encodes:
- a CDS encoding CheR family methyltransferase → MQPSTDWSLRPLADMSSAEFRDWQALLEERSGMVITEQRRPFLQANLSTRMREVGVADYASYYSKVTAGARGAVEWSTLMDRLTVQETRFFRHPPSFALLGNYVRQRQASRDASRPWALWSVGCSSGEETYSLAICANEALTAAGGQACYGVTGTDISLSALERSRIGIYGTRRMEQVEPELRERYFQALPGERFQVMPSLASRVCFARLNVLELAGAPMSDLDVIFCQNLLIYFRRWRRREILNRLAERLAPGGLLVIGVGEVAGWQHPELVPVADSQVLAFTRKSL
- a CDS encoding methyl-accepting chemotaxis protein, with product MKKINVSALLSGVRSNTLIAGLFITLIVSMVLLFINFAYVSTQADYDSEYIGHAGELRVLSQHIAKNAVEAAAGTPEAFDSLREARNDFSRRWGYLAQGDERIGLPAVPQSLQSEIAAVQQDWDILRQNTDAILASEQTVLSLHQVAATLAETIPQLQVEYEEVVDILVEGGAPAVQVSVAQRQSLLAERILGSVNKVLSGDQDSVQAADMFGRDASLFGRVLNGMLEGNVAMGITSVTDEEALERLAAISELFQFVSGSVDEILETSPELFLVRESSNNIFEVSQTLLDKTSALTAGLQGRADARYINTLAGYVLGALALASILLIGLVMVQEARRRLTETAEKNERNQAAILRLLDEIGDLADGDLTVAATVTEDFTGAIADSINYSIDQLRDLVETINQTAVQVSGAAQETQATAMHLAEASEHQAQEIAGASAAINEMAVSIDQVSANAAESSAVAERSVAIANKGNEVVHNTITGMDNIREQIQDTSKRIKRLGESSQEIGDIVSLINDIADQTNILALNAAIQASMAGDAGRGFAVVADEVQRLAERSSAATKQIEALVKTIQTDTNEAVISMEQTTAEVVRGARLAQDAGVALEEIEKVSKSLAALIQNISNAARQQASSAGHISNTMNVIQEITSQTSSGTTATAKSIGNLAKMANEMRHSVSGFTLPETQDQA
- a CDS encoding chemotaxis protein CheW, translated to MSDRPTPFQRLLEIDARCRGLAAGLPSQQEAVKTWAGIGFRMGGRLFVAPMGEVGEILHEPRYTQLPGVKNWVKGVANVRGRLLPIMDLCGYFGLELSPLRKQRRVLVVEHQDVFAGLTIDEVFGMQHFPVDAFSEQLPPVEASIQPFIHGVFQREQPWLVFSPHALASHQAFLDVAY
- the pilH gene encoding twitching motility response regulator PilH — encoded protein: MARVLIVDDSPTEMYKLAAMLEKHGHSVLKAENGADGVALARQEKPDVVLMDIVMPGLNGFQATRQLTKDAETSHIPVIIVTTKDQETDKVWGKRQGAKDYLTKPVDEATLLKTLNAVLAG
- the pilG gene encoding twitching motility response regulator PilG, producing the protein MEEHSEGLKVMVIDDSKTIRRTAETLLKKVGCDVITAVDGFDALAKIADTHPRIIFVDIMMPRLDGYQTCALIKNNSSFKATPVIMLSSKDGLFDKAKGRIVGSDQYLTKPFSKEELLGAIKAHVPDFEPIEQVS
- the gshB gene encoding glutathione synthase; the encoded protein is MTVRVGIIMDPIAQIAFKKDSSLAMLLAAQARNWTLYYMEQRDLYQYGGQARARMRALQVFNDPEHWYETGEETDAPLGELDVILMRKDPPFNGEFVYSTYLLEMAERDGALVVNRPQSLRDCNEKFFATQFPQCTPPTLVSRRADILREFARDQRDVILKPLDEMGGASIFRHREGDPNLSVILETLTEHGARQIMAQRYIPEIKDGDKRILMIDGEPVPYCLARIPAAGETRGNLAAGGRGVAQPLSDRDREIAAIVGPELRKRGLLFVGLDVIGDYLTEINITSPTCIREIDNAFDTRIGERLMDAIAQKLQR
- a CDS encoding energy transducer TonB; translation: MNAATRQPVPVSSGVRPADRLGFTLFLAAVLHAALILGLGFTLAEPSSISQTLEITLSTFKSEDKPKEADFLAQDNQQGSGTLEHKAAPKTSEQAPFQDTEVRKVSPAAAPPPSNQSETPKTTVATRAPQPEKTPDTPQKNKPEPQSPPAPTFDSSQLSAEIASLEAQLSQDIQQYAKRPRVSRQNTAATMRDISAWYRDEWRKKVERIGNLNYPEEARRQRIHGSLRMLVVVDRNGSVQELRVLESSGHPVLDEAAMRIVRLSAPFAPFTGELAKTFDQVEIIRTWRFERGDRLSSQ